The proteins below come from a single Bacteroidales bacterium WCE2004 genomic window:
- a CDS encoding cellobiose phosphorylase: MNKTYGHFDDAAREYVITNPATPWPWINYLGSEDFFSLISNTAGGYCFCRDAKFRRILRYRYNGVPMDDGGRYFYIREEDGSVWNPGWKPCKTPLDAYECRHGMGYTRIAGERKGLRAEVLFFVPPGRRCEVHKLTLTNNGKVARDFRLFSFVEWCLWNAATDMENFQRNLSTGEVEIEGSTLYHKTEYRERRDHYAFYGVNAPVDGFDTDRESFIGMYNGFDAPQNVLAGQASNSVAHGWSPIASHFFRLHLEPGESRTLIFVLGYVENPADAKFAADGTIDKTRAHELLAAFDSEAKVDAAFAALNRYWDGLLGRFQVESGCPELDRMVNIWNQYQCMVTFNMSRSASFFESGIGRGMGFRDSNQDLVGFVHQIPERARQRILDIAATQFPDGGCYHQYQPLTKRGNDGIGGGFNDDPLWLIFGTVAYLKETGDFSILDEQVPFDNQPGSEVSLLEHLRVSFGHVTANLGPHGLPLIGRADWNDCLNLNCFSNNPDDSFQTTENKSTGSKAESLMIAGLFVCEGKDYAELLRHLGQDAAPVEAAVSQMEQAIRKHGWDGEWFLRAYDYFGHKIGSHENAEGQIFIESQGWCTMARIGADEGLCDKALDSAKRILDCEHGLVLNQPAYTRYYIEYGEISSYPQGYKENAGIFCHNNPWVIIGEALAGRAADAWEHYCKISPAFIKDQDLHKVEPYVYCQMVAGKDAARPGEGKNSWLTGTAAWNWYTASEFLLGIHPEYDGLRIEPCLPADRFPTYRVVRRFRDAEYDLTIHNTGRGGSRFIPYEPGRHKIKIEL, translated from the coding sequence ATGAACAAGACTTACGGACATTTTGACGACGCCGCCCGCGAGTATGTCATCACCAATCCGGCCACCCCGTGGCCGTGGATCAACTACCTGGGCAGCGAAGACTTCTTCTCCCTGATTTCCAACACGGCCGGCGGCTACTGCTTCTGCAGGGACGCCAAGTTCCGCCGCATCCTCCGCTACCGCTACAACGGCGTGCCCATGGACGACGGCGGCCGCTATTTCTATATCCGCGAAGAGGACGGCAGCGTCTGGAACCCCGGCTGGAAACCGTGCAAGACCCCGCTGGACGCGTATGAATGCCGCCACGGCATGGGTTATACGCGCATCGCAGGCGAGCGCAAGGGCCTGCGGGCCGAGGTGCTCTTCTTCGTGCCGCCGGGCCGCCGCTGCGAGGTCCACAAGCTCACGCTGACCAACAACGGCAAGGTCGCCCGCGACTTCCGCCTCTTCTCCTTCGTGGAGTGGTGCCTGTGGAACGCCGCCACGGACATGGAGAATTTCCAGCGCAACCTCTCCACCGGCGAGGTGGAGATCGAGGGCAGCACCCTCTACCACAAGACCGAATACCGCGAACGCCGCGACCACTACGCCTTCTACGGCGTCAACGCCCCGGTCGACGGCTTCGACACCGACCGCGAGAGCTTCATCGGGATGTACAACGGCTTCGACGCGCCGCAGAACGTCCTGGCGGGCCAGGCTTCCAATTCCGTCGCACACGGCTGGAGCCCCATCGCCTCGCACTTCTTCCGCCTGCACCTGGAGCCCGGCGAGAGCCGCACGCTCATCTTCGTGCTCGGCTACGTCGAGAACCCGGCCGACGCGAAGTTCGCCGCCGACGGCACCATCGACAAGACCCGCGCGCATGAGCTGCTCGCGGCCTTCGACAGCGAGGCCAAGGTGGACGCCGCCTTCGCGGCGCTTAACCGCTACTGGGACGGCCTGCTGGGCCGTTTCCAGGTGGAGAGCGGCTGCCCGGAGCTCGACCGGATGGTCAACATCTGGAACCAGTACCAGTGCATGGTCACCTTCAACATGTCGCGCAGCGCCAGCTTCTTCGAGAGCGGCATCGGCCGCGGCATGGGATTCCGCGACTCCAACCAGGACCTGGTCGGCTTCGTCCACCAGATTCCGGAGCGCGCCCGCCAGCGCATCCTGGACATCGCCGCCACGCAGTTCCCCGACGGCGGCTGCTACCACCAGTACCAGCCGCTGACCAAGCGCGGCAACGACGGCATCGGCGGCGGCTTCAACGACGACCCGCTCTGGCTCATCTTCGGCACCGTGGCCTACCTCAAGGAGACCGGCGATTTCAGCATCCTGGACGAGCAGGTGCCGTTCGACAACCAGCCCGGCTCGGAGGTCTCCCTGCTGGAGCACCTGCGCGTCAGCTTCGGGCACGTGACCGCCAACCTCGGCCCCCACGGCCTGCCGCTCATCGGCCGCGCCGACTGGAACGACTGCCTCAACCTCAACTGCTTCTCCAACAACCCCGACGATTCCTTCCAGACCACGGAGAACAAGAGCACCGGCTCCAAGGCCGAGTCGCTGATGATCGCCGGCCTGTTCGTGTGCGAAGGCAAGGACTACGCGGAACTGCTGCGCCATCTCGGCCAGGACGCCGCCCCCGTAGAGGCGGCCGTCAGCCAGATGGAGCAGGCCATCCGCAAGCACGGCTGGGACGGGGAATGGTTCCTGCGCGCCTACGACTACTTCGGGCACAAGATCGGTTCGCACGAGAACGCAGAAGGCCAGATCTTCATCGAGAGCCAGGGCTGGTGCACGATGGCGCGCATCGGCGCGGACGAGGGCCTGTGCGACAAGGCACTCGACAGCGCCAAGCGCATCCTGGACTGCGAGCACGGCCTGGTGCTGAACCAGCCCGCCTATACCCGCTACTACATCGAATACGGCGAGATTTCCTCCTACCCGCAGGGATATAAGGAGAACGCCGGCATCTTCTGCCACAACAACCCCTGGGTCATCATCGGCGAGGCCCTCGCCGGCCGCGCCGCCGACGCCTGGGAGCACTATTGCAAGATTTCGCCGGCCTTCATCAAGGACCAGGACCTCCACAAGGTGGAGCCGTATGTCTATTGCCAGATGGTCGCCGGCAAGGACGCCGCGCGTCCGGGCGAAGGCAAGAACAGCTGGCTCACCGGCACGGCCGCCTGGAACTGGTACACCGCCAGCGAATTCCTGCTCGGCATCCATCCCGAGTACGACGGGCTCCGCATCGAGCCCTGCCTGCCGGCGGACCGCTTCCCGACCTACCGGGTGGTGCGCCGTTTCAGAGATGCAGAATACGATTTGACCATCCACAATACAGGCCGGGGCGGCAGTCGGTTCATCCCGTACGAACCCGGCAGACATAAAATCAAAATCGAATTGTAA
- a CDS encoding alpha-galactosidase translates to MHFLFTLLSVFLLQTQHTTLALDLEKGRDARIVYYGSTVTDPSVFRAAGLWGQTAYPAYGLSGAAETALAITHADGNKTLDLAVTDWTVGTWDDGELLTVTLKDRVYPVTVRLYYKSFREEDMIETWTRTDNDGKKPILLTRFDSGHLPIRGGDTWISSLYGTWANEGRVNTEPLTRGTKVIKNLDGTRNSHTSHGEVMISLDGRPREDAGRVIGAALCWGGNYELRLQKNDSDYDHFFAGICPENAEYHLARGEAFTTPHLALTFSDQGLGGASRNFHRWGRKYRLAHGDRERKILLNSWEGVYFDINEPGMKQMMEDIASMGGELFVMDDGWFGDKYPRLTDNSSLGDWVVDRNKLPDGIDWLVRTAAETGIKFGIWIEPEMTNTVSELYEKHPDWVLKAAGRPVLTGRGGTQLVLDLSNPAVQDFVFDVVDRLMTENPGIDYIKWDANMNISEHGSQYLKEQSHLQVAYWEGFASTCDRIRAKYPDLTIQACASGGGRANWGVLPWFDEFWVSDNTDALQRIYMQWGTSYFFPAIAMASHISATPNHTVFRTTSLKYRVDVASSGRLGMEIQPKNMTEAEKDFCRRAIANYKRIRPVVQFGDLYRLVSPYDDKGFASMMYASPDKDTAVFYWWKIANFYDEHFPRVRMAGLDPDRRYKVTELNRIDLRPLIFEGKTFTGRFLMENGLDIPVNNEPAHDAKTDWSSRVLLLEAQ, encoded by the coding sequence ATGCATTTTCTTTTCACGCTTCTGAGCGTCTTCCTGCTTCAGACCCAGCACACGACCCTGGCTCTTGACCTCGAAAAAGGGCGGGATGCCCGGATTGTCTACTACGGCAGCACGGTCACCGACCCGTCGGTGTTCCGCGCCGCCGGCCTCTGGGGCCAGACGGCCTATCCGGCCTACGGCCTGAGCGGCGCGGCCGAGACAGCCCTCGCCATCACGCACGCCGACGGCAACAAAACCCTGGATCTGGCTGTGACGGACTGGACCGTCGGGACCTGGGACGACGGCGAACTGCTGACCGTCACCCTCAAGGACCGCGTCTATCCGGTCACCGTCCGCCTCTATTACAAGAGCTTCCGCGAGGAAGACATGATCGAGACCTGGACCCGGACCGACAACGACGGGAAGAAGCCCATCCTGCTCACCCGCTTCGACTCCGGCCACCTGCCCATCCGCGGCGGCGACACCTGGATCTCCTCGCTCTACGGCACCTGGGCCAATGAGGGCCGCGTCAACACCGAGCCCCTCACCCGCGGGACCAAGGTCATCAAGAACCTCGACGGCACCCGCAACTCCCATACTTCTCACGGGGAGGTGATGATCAGCCTCGACGGGCGGCCTCGCGAAGACGCGGGACGCGTCATCGGCGCGGCGCTCTGCTGGGGCGGCAACTACGAGCTGCGCCTGCAGAAGAACGACTCCGACTACGACCATTTCTTCGCGGGCATCTGCCCGGAGAATGCCGAATACCACCTCGCCAGGGGCGAGGCCTTCACCACCCCGCACCTGGCCCTGACCTTCAGCGACCAAGGCCTGGGCGGAGCGAGCCGCAACTTCCACCGCTGGGGCCGCAAGTACCGCCTCGCCCACGGCGACCGGGAGCGCAAGATCCTGCTCAACAGCTGGGAAGGCGTGTATTTCGACATCAACGAGCCGGGGATGAAGCAGATGATGGAGGACATCGCCTCGATGGGCGGCGAACTCTTCGTGATGGACGACGGCTGGTTCGGCGACAAATACCCGCGCCTGACGGACAACAGCTCGCTGGGCGACTGGGTCGTGGACCGCAACAAGCTGCCCGACGGCATCGACTGGCTGGTCAGGACCGCCGCCGAGACCGGCATCAAGTTCGGCATCTGGATCGAGCCGGAGATGACCAACACGGTGAGCGAGCTCTATGAGAAGCATCCCGACTGGGTCCTCAAGGCCGCGGGCCGTCCGGTCCTCACCGGACGCGGCGGCACCCAGCTGGTGCTGGACCTCTCCAACCCGGCTGTGCAGGACTTCGTCTTCGACGTGGTGGACCGGCTGATGACGGAGAACCCCGGCATCGACTACATCAAGTGGGACGCCAACATGAACATCTCCGAGCACGGCAGCCAGTATCTCAAGGAGCAGAGCCACCTGCAGGTGGCCTACTGGGAGGGCTTCGCCAGCACCTGCGACCGCATCCGCGCCAAGTATCCCGACCTGACCATCCAGGCCTGCGCCTCGGGCGGCGGCCGCGCCAACTGGGGCGTCCTGCCCTGGTTCGACGAGTTCTGGGTTTCGGACAACACCGACGCGCTCCAGCGCATCTACATGCAGTGGGGCACCTCCTACTTCTTCCCCGCCATCGCGATGGCCTCGCACATCAGCGCCACGCCCAACCACACCGTCTTCCGCACCACCTCGCTGAAGTACCGCGTGGACGTGGCCAGCAGCGGCCGCCTGGGCATGGAGATCCAGCCCAAGAACATGACCGAGGCGGAGAAGGACTTCTGCCGCCGGGCCATCGCCAACTACAAGCGCATCCGTCCGGTCGTGCAGTTCGGCGACCTCTACCGCCTGGTCTCCCCGTATGACGACAAGGGCTTCGCCTCGATGATGTACGCCTCGCCGGACAAGGACACGGCCGTCTTCTACTGGTGGAAGATCGCCAATTTCTACGACGAGCACTTCCCGCGCGTGCGGATGGCCGGCCTCGACCCCGACCGCCGCTACAAGGTCACGGAGCTCAACCGCATCGACCTGCGCCCGCTCATCTTCGAGGGCAAGACGTTCACAGGCCGCTTCCTGATGGAAAACGGCCTGGATATACCTGTCAACAACGAGCCCGCGCACGACGCCAAGACCGACTGGTCCAGCCGCGTCCTGCTGCTGGAGGCGCAGTAG
- a CDS encoding beta-galactosidase, with the protein MKAITLICPLLLAALRLTAAPLPATEYKMSLDAGWTFALGHAASMQADFTHGTEYFTYFTKVASNRDNHGPASPRFVEDGAWRPVTLPHDWVVDLPYDGAASHSHGYKCVGWKYPENSVGWYRRHLEIPAEDRGRQIWIEFEGIFRDSQVFVNGCYLGGEKSGYASRVYDLSPYLNYGGDNLIAVRCDASVEEGWFYEGAGIYRHVWLHKAGPVAAAPYSVLVTADDIRFEPVYADASVDPARVSVRKAFYDAVGREVPAMTHRWSLDDPYLYGWKLQLYYDGVLSAEYTGRSGVRDIAFDAQRGFLLNGERVQLRGCDLHLDHAGVGVAVPDALWRYKLGQLRKYGFNAIRCSHNPASPAMLDLCDEMGFAVIDEQRQFGVNAEQTGQFENMILRDRNHPSVILWSVGNEEWAVEWNETGTRIARHLSDLAHRLDPTRPTTYGSSGGPHPNRGVDVFGFNYVIQNNIQGLLREFPGRTGVGTEETTGSGTRGKYVTVPERGWMQSLNRSGVDNRPMGGDPDAVCSPETHPMSAEGAVLEVIARGWKYYAAHPNLGGLFYWTGFDYRGEPNPMVWPATGSQFGILDYCGFPKDEAFYLQSVWTEAPMLHVAPHWNHPVPEGTPVPVVVYTNCERVTLQVNGRRLGSKRVGENESVRWEVPYRPGRVEAVGYRGGRVAVRTVLETTGPAADVRLTASSPALKRDGADVVVVDIEALDARGRFVPDAEMPLTVRVEGAELLGWGNGDPGFKAVERPLGADTLDIVTFSGCAQVLVRSRAEKTGPVTVSVGSRSIQLP; encoded by the coding sequence ATGAAAGCAATTACCCTGATCTGCCCGCTGCTGCTGGCCGCCTTGCGCCTGACGGCGGCCCCGCTCCCCGCCACGGAATACAAGATGTCCCTGGACGCAGGCTGGACCTTCGCCCTGGGCCATGCCGCCTCCATGCAGGCGGACTTCACCCACGGCACGGAATACTTTACCTATTTCACGAAAGTGGCCTCCAACCGCGACAACCACGGCCCCGCCTCGCCGCGCTTCGTCGAAGACGGCGCCTGGCGGCCGGTCACCCTCCCGCACGACTGGGTGGTGGACCTGCCCTACGACGGCGCCGCGAGCCATTCGCACGGCTACAAATGCGTCGGCTGGAAGTATCCGGAGAACTCCGTGGGCTGGTACCGCCGGCACCTGGAGATCCCGGCGGAAGACCGCGGCAGGCAGATCTGGATCGAGTTCGAGGGCATTTTCCGCGACAGCCAGGTCTTCGTGAACGGCTGCTACCTGGGCGGGGAGAAGAGCGGCTACGCCTCCCGCGTCTATGACCTCAGCCCCTATCTCAACTACGGCGGGGACAACCTGATCGCGGTCCGCTGCGACGCGTCCGTCGAGGAAGGATGGTTCTACGAAGGAGCGGGCATCTACCGCCACGTCTGGCTGCACAAGGCCGGCCCCGTGGCGGCCGCGCCCTATTCGGTCCTGGTCACGGCGGACGACATCCGCTTCGAGCCGGTTTATGCCGACGCCTCCGTGGATCCGGCGCGCGTGAGCGTCCGGAAGGCGTTCTACGATGCCGTGGGACGCGAAGTGCCGGCGATGACGCACCGCTGGAGCCTGGACGATCCCTATCTCTACGGCTGGAAGCTGCAGCTCTACTATGATGGCGTCCTGTCGGCGGAATACACCGGGCGCAGCGGCGTGCGCGACATTGCATTCGACGCGCAGCGGGGCTTCCTGCTCAACGGCGAGCGGGTGCAGCTGCGCGGCTGTGACCTGCACCTGGACCACGCCGGCGTGGGCGTGGCGGTGCCCGACGCGCTCTGGCGCTACAAGCTCGGGCAGCTGCGCAAATACGGCTTCAACGCCATCCGCTGCTCGCACAACCCGGCCAGCCCGGCGATGCTCGACCTCTGCGACGAAATGGGCTTCGCCGTCATCGACGAGCAGCGCCAGTTCGGCGTCAACGCCGAGCAGACCGGCCAGTTCGAGAACATGATCCTGCGCGACCGCAATCACCCGTCGGTCATCCTGTGGAGCGTGGGCAACGAGGAATGGGCCGTCGAGTGGAACGAGACGGGCACGCGCATCGCCCGGCACCTGTCGGACCTGGCCCACCGCCTGGACCCGACGCGCCCGACGACGTACGGGTCGAGCGGCGGTCCGCATCCCAACCGCGGCGTGGACGTGTTCGGATTCAATTATGTGATCCAGAACAATATCCAGGGGCTCCTGCGGGAGTTCCCCGGCCGGACGGGCGTGGGCACGGAAGAGACCACGGGCTCCGGCACGCGCGGCAAGTACGTGACGGTCCCTGAGCGCGGCTGGATGCAGTCGCTCAACCGCAGCGGCGTGGACAACCGCCCGATGGGCGGGGATCCGGACGCCGTCTGCAGCCCGGAGACGCATCCGATGAGCGCGGAGGGCGCGGTGCTCGAGGTCATCGCGCGCGGCTGGAAATACTATGCCGCCCATCCCAACCTGGGCGGCCTGTTCTACTGGACGGGATTCGACTACCGGGGCGAACCGAACCCGATGGTCTGGCCGGCCACCGGCTCCCAGTTCGGTATCCTGGACTACTGCGGCTTCCCGAAGGACGAAGCCTTCTACCTCCAGTCCGTCTGGACGGAGGCCCCGATGCTGCACGTCGCCCCGCACTGGAACCATCCGGTGCCGGAGGGGACGCCCGTTCCCGTCGTCGTCTACACCAACTGCGAGCGGGTGACGCTCCAGGTCAACGGGCGGCGTCTCGGCTCGAAGCGGGTCGGCGAGAATGAAAGCGTCCGCTGGGAGGTCCCGTACCGGCCCGGACGCGTGGAGGCCGTCGGCTACCGCGGCGGCCGGGTGGCGGTCCGCACCGTCCTGGAGACGACGGGCCCCGCTGCCGATGTGCGCCTGACCGCGTCCAGCCCGGCGCTGAAGCGCGACGGCGCGGACGTGGTGGTCGTGGACATCGAGGCGCTGGACGCGCGCGGACGCTTCGTCCCCGACGCGGAGATGCCCCTCACGGTGCGTGTGGAAGGCGCGGAGCTGCTGGGCTGGGGCAACGGCGATCCGGGCTTCAAGGCCGTCGAACGGCCGCTCGGCGCGGATACGCTGGACATCGTCACCTTCAGCGGCTGCGCCCAGGTGCTGGTCCGCTCCCGAGCCGAAAAAACCGGCCCCGTCACCGTTTCGGTGGGGAGCCGGTCCATTCAGTTGCCCTGA
- a CDS encoding dipeptidyl-peptidase-4, which yields MNLALILLAAGVLATHPANNPNARMLTVAESVGQGQHSVYPEHVPLFWTADSQLTKERPERQAPAWKLPEPEGPGIVYGESVSRNEFGIDGGVFPAPDGRRLAVYRKDESAVTLYPLYDITGRTGGSRMTRYPMAGMDSEKISLCICDYDGHVLTTLQVDDFDDDRYLTNVAWSPDSKYVFVQVLNRNQHWMNLNMYRADDGRYVRTILSESNDAWVEPLDPIHFIKGTYEFIYRTDNRDGYRNLYRCDTLCRITRLTAVDADVAYVDNDGKYVYYTSAEVSPVENHLFRLPLRKGGLVKPRAQRLTPEAGWHEVDLSPDCSRFIDRYSSFNVPGVTQVRATDGKLVEHILTALDPLEEYAQCRVEFGTVPSADGRFDNYYRLFYPRDFDPAKKYPLIVYVYGGPHSQMVNNSWLGNIRMWEMLMAQRGYVVYVQDNRGTQNRGAAFEKAINRQCGTAETEDQMAGIRALLDRAPWIDRGRIGVHGWSYGGFMTLSLATRNPGFFKVAVAGGPVIDWQWYEVMYGERYMDTPQTNPEGYAEASLIPRAKDLPGRVLICQGLLDGTVVPQHSLSFVQACIEAGVPIDWFPYPMDEHNMRGKARVHLYGKITDYFEQFL from the coding sequence ATGAACCTTGCGCTGATCCTCCTCGCCGCCGGGGTGCTCGCCACCCATCCCGCCAACAATCCCAACGCCAGGATGCTCACCGTGGCCGAATCCGTCGGCCAGGGGCAGCACTCCGTCTATCCGGAGCACGTCCCCCTCTTCTGGACGGCCGACAGCCAGCTGACCAAGGAACGCCCGGAGCGCCAGGCGCCCGCCTGGAAACTGCCTGAGCCCGAAGGGCCCGGCATCGTGTACGGCGAATCGGTGAGCCGCAACGAATTCGGCATCGACGGCGGCGTCTTCCCCGCCCCGGACGGGCGGCGCCTGGCCGTCTACCGCAAGGACGAATCCGCCGTCACGCTCTACCCGCTCTACGACATCACGGGCCGCACCGGCGGCAGCCGGATGACCCGCTACCCGATGGCGGGCATGGATTCCGAGAAGATTTCGCTGTGCATCTGCGACTACGACGGCCACGTCCTCACGACCCTGCAGGTCGACGACTTCGACGACGACCGCTACCTGACCAACGTGGCCTGGTCGCCCGACAGCAAATATGTCTTCGTGCAGGTGCTCAACCGCAACCAGCACTGGATGAACCTCAACATGTACCGCGCCGACGACGGCCGGTATGTCCGGACCATCCTCTCCGAGAGCAACGACGCCTGGGTGGAGCCGCTCGACCCGATCCACTTCATCAAGGGCACCTACGAGTTCATCTACCGCACGGACAACCGCGACGGCTACCGCAACCTCTACCGCTGCGACACGCTCTGCCGCATCACGCGCCTCACCGCCGTCGACGCCGACGTCGCCTATGTCGACAACGACGGCAAATACGTCTACTACACTTCCGCGGAGGTCTCCCCCGTCGAGAATCACCTCTTCCGCCTCCCGCTCCGCAAGGGCGGCCTCGTCAAGCCCAGGGCCCAGCGCCTGACGCCCGAGGCCGGCTGGCACGAAGTGGACCTTTCGCCGGACTGCAGCCGCTTCATCGACCGCTACAGCTCCTTCAACGTCCCGGGCGTCACGCAGGTGCGCGCCACGGACGGCAAGCTGGTGGAGCACATCCTGACCGCCCTGGACCCGCTGGAGGAATACGCCCAGTGCCGGGTCGAGTTCGGCACCGTCCCGTCGGCGGACGGCCGGTTTGACAACTACTACCGCCTCTTCTACCCGCGCGATTTCGATCCCGCGAAAAAATATCCGCTCATCGTCTACGTCTATGGCGGCCCGCATTCCCAGATGGTCAACAATTCCTGGCTCGGGAACATCCGGATGTGGGAGATGCTCATGGCCCAGCGCGGCTATGTCGTCTACGTGCAGGACAACCGCGGCACGCAGAACCGCGGCGCCGCCTTCGAGAAGGCGATCAACCGGCAGTGCGGCACCGCCGAGACCGAAGACCAGATGGCCGGCATCCGCGCCCTGCTGGACCGCGCGCCCTGGATCGACCGCGGCCGGATCGGCGTGCACGGCTGGAGCTACGGCGGTTTCATGACGCTTTCGCTCGCGACCCGCAACCCCGGCTTCTTCAAGGTCGCCGTCGCGGGTGGCCCGGTTATTGATTGGCAGTGGTATGAAGTGATGTACGGAGAACGTTATATGGACACGCCCCAGACCAACCCGGAAGGGTATGCCGAGGCTTCGCTGATCCCGCGCGCCAAGGACCTTCCCGGCCGCGTGCTGATCTGCCAGGGCCTGCTGGACGGCACGGTGGTGCCCCAGCACTCGCTCAGCTTCGTGCAGGCCTGCATCGAGGCCGGCGTGCCCATCGACTGGTTCCCTTACCCGATGGACGAGCACAATATGCGCGGCAAGGCGCGGGTGCATCTCTATGGGAAGATCACGGACTACTTCGAACAGTTCCTATGA
- a CDS encoding trigger factor protein (TF), which produces MKVKEKKIDALNRELTIEVAAADYAEIEKKKLADRRRTAEFKGFRKGMVPASLIKRVYGEQALVESVNQVIGQALDQHITEKKLRILGEPLASANQPEVEWEDGKDFTFVFDLGLSPEVNVEVEAADTVPSYTVTVTAKDKAPMIENLKKYYEEHKEEGQEAKSDDDLDKEVSERLKAQYKNEADWRLTQDIRKFYIDKAGVELPEAFLKRWLVEANGGKLTAEDVEKDFPGFAEDFKWQLVRGSLMQKWGFKVEEKDLTEQAEAFARYQYAMYGIGNVPDEVVKEMAVNMLQDQKQVERIVEQVEDRKVLDKIKETITLKATKISAAKFREL; this is translated from the coding sequence ATGAAAGTAAAAGAAAAGAAAATCGATGCTCTCAACCGGGAGCTGACCATCGAAGTCGCAGCAGCCGACTACGCAGAGATTGAGAAGAAGAAGCTGGCCGACCGTCGCCGTACGGCCGAGTTCAAGGGCTTCCGCAAGGGTATGGTCCCCGCCTCGCTGATCAAGCGAGTCTATGGCGAGCAGGCGCTCGTCGAATCCGTCAACCAGGTGATCGGCCAGGCGCTTGACCAGCACATCACCGAGAAGAAACTCCGCATCCTGGGCGAGCCGCTCGCTTCCGCGAACCAGCCCGAGGTCGAGTGGGAGGATGGCAAGGACTTCACCTTCGTCTTTGACCTGGGCCTCAGTCCAGAGGTCAACGTCGAGGTGGAGGCTGCCGACACCGTTCCTTCCTATACCGTCACCGTTACGGCCAAGGACAAGGCCCCGATGATCGAGAACCTCAAGAAATACTACGAGGAGCACAAGGAGGAGGGCCAGGAGGCCAAGTCCGACGACGACCTCGACAAGGAGGTCTCCGAGCGCCTGAAGGCCCAGTACAAGAACGAGGCCGACTGGCGCCTGACCCAGGACATCCGCAAGTTCTACATCGACAAGGCCGGCGTCGAGCTTCCGGAGGCTTTCCTGAAGCGCTGGCTGGTCGAGGCCAACGGCGGCAAGCTTACCGCCGAGGATGTCGAGAAGGATTTCCCGGGCTTCGCCGAGGACTTCAAGTGGCAGCTCGTCCGTGGTTCCCTGATGCAGAAGTGGGGCTTCAAGGTCGAGGAGAAGGACCTGACCGAGCAGGCCGAGGCTTTCGCCCGCTACCAGTACGCGATGTACGGCATCGGCAACGTCCCTGACGAGGTCGTGAAGGAGATGGCCGTCAACATGCTCCAGGACCAGAAGCAGGTCGAGCGTATCGTCGAGCAGGTCGAGGACCGCAAGGTGCTCGACAAGATCAAGGAGACCATCACCCTCAAGGCCACCAAGATCAGCGCCGCCAAGTTCCGCGAGCTGTAA